One genomic window of Phaenicophaeus curvirostris isolate KB17595 chromosome 21, BPBGC_Pcur_1.0, whole genome shotgun sequence includes the following:
- the BHLHA9 gene encoding class A basic helix-loop-helix protein 9 has protein sequence MATSGATMGKGPEPDSSGEELEGGPTPQPCCGQGLWVPQGSAAAACLGDPEGMKVRKRSRPVRSKARRMAANVRERKRILDYNQAFNALRLALKHDLGGKRLSKIATLRRAINRITALSLSLHSAGRCWPCTHSECRGRAGGSAREPGMKTSRPQLPWEPGYAGAASLQCCPPSPLYTTFTPERQVHRHESPKEDHSMPSPAYCSSGTQQPGLRGQQRYTSSLRDPLAGAVSWQLGYCQSWGHQQHFPIH, from the coding sequence ATGGCCACGTCTGGAGCAACCATGGGGAAAGGCCCAGAGCCCGACAGCTcgggagaggagctggaaggggGACCCACACCCCAGCCGTGCTGCGGGCAGGGTCTGTGGGTGCCCCAGGGAAGTGCAGCAGCCGCTTGCCTAGGGGACCCCGAAGGGATgaaggtgaggaagaggagcaggccgGTGCGCTCCAAGGCGAGGAGGATGGCTGCCAATGTCAGGGAGCGCAAGAGGATCCTGGATTACAACCAAGCCTTCAATGCCCTGCGGCTGGCCCTCAAGCATGACCTCGGCGGCAAAAGGCTTTCCAAAATTGCTACCCTCCGGCGAGCCATCAACAGGATCACggctctgtccctgtccctgcacagtgCTGGGCGCTGCTGGCCCTGCACCCACTCCGAGTGCCGCGGCCGGGCTGGGGGCTCTGCGCGGGAGCCAGGGATGAAGACCAGCCGACCCCAGCTCCCCTGGGAGCCTGGATATGCGGGCGCTGCCAGCTTGCAGTGCtgccctccatcccctctctaCACCACGTTTACTCCTGAGAGGCAGGTCCATCGCCACGAAAGCCCAAAGGAGGATCACTCCATGCCCAGCCCTGCCTATTGCTCCAGCGGGACCCAGCAGCCAGGGCTCCGAGGCCAGCAGAGATACACGAGCAGCCTGCGAGACCCCCTGGCTGGAGCGGTGTCCTGGCAGCTGGGATATTGCCAGAgctggggacaccagcagcacTTCCCCATCCACTGA